From a single Collimonas pratensis genomic region:
- a CDS encoding NADH-quinone oxidoreductase subunit D — protein sequence MAEIKNYTLNFGPQHPAAHGVLRLVLELDGEVIQRADPHIGLLHRGTEKLAEQKTYLQSVPYMDRLDYVSMMCNEHGYVMAIERLLGLEVPLRAQYIRVMFDEITRLLNHLMWIGAHALDVGAMAVLLYAFREREDLMDCYEAVSGARMHAAYYRPGGVYRDLPDTMPQHKASLVRNAKAISALNENRQGSLLDFIEDFTVRFPKYVDEYETLLTDNRIWKQRLVGIGVVSPERAKAMGFTGAMLRGSGVEWDLRKKQPYEVYDLLDFDIPVGKNGDCYDRYLVRVEEMRQSNRIIKQCVEWLRNNSGPVMTTNHKVAPSSRVDMKSNMEELIHHFKLFTEGFHVPPGEAYAAVEHPKGEFGVYIVSDGANKPYRLKIRAPGFPHLQGLNEMAKGHMIADAVTIIGTQDIVFGEIDR from the coding sequence ATGGCAGAAATCAAGAACTACACGCTGAACTTCGGCCCGCAGCATCCGGCCGCACACGGCGTTTTGCGCCTGGTGCTGGAACTGGACGGTGAAGTGATCCAGCGTGCCGACCCGCATATCGGCCTGCTGCACCGTGGCACCGAAAAGCTGGCGGAACAGAAGACCTATCTGCAATCCGTACCCTACATGGACCGCCTCGACTACGTGTCGATGATGTGCAACGAGCACGGCTACGTGATGGCGATCGAACGCCTGCTGGGTCTGGAAGTGCCGCTGCGCGCCCAGTACATCCGCGTCATGTTCGATGAGATCACGCGTCTGCTGAACCACTTGATGTGGATCGGCGCGCATGCGCTGGACGTCGGTGCGATGGCGGTGCTGCTGTATGCATTCCGCGAACGCGAAGACCTGATGGATTGCTACGAAGCCGTTTCCGGCGCCCGCATGCATGCCGCTTACTACCGTCCCGGCGGCGTCTACCGCGACCTGCCGGACACCATGCCGCAGCACAAGGCATCGCTGGTGCGCAACGCCAAGGCGATCAGCGCGCTCAATGAAAACCGCCAGGGTTCCCTGCTGGATTTCATCGAAGACTTCACCGTGCGTTTCCCGAAATACGTCGACGAATACGAAACCCTGCTGACCGACAACCGCATCTGGAAACAGCGCCTGGTCGGCATCGGCGTGGTGTCGCCAGAGCGCGCCAAGGCCATGGGCTTTACCGGCGCCATGCTGCGCGGTTCCGGCGTCGAGTGGGATCTGCGCAAGAAGCAGCCGTACGAAGTGTACGACTTGCTGGACTTCGATATCCCGGTCGGCAAGAATGGCGACTGCTATGACCGTTACCTGGTGCGCGTGGAAGAAATGCGCCAGTCCAACCGGATCATCAAGCAATGCGTAGAATGGCTGCGCAACAACAGCGGTCCGGTGATGACCACCAACCACAAGGTTGCGCCGTCGTCGCGGGTCGACATGAAATCGAACATGGAAGAGCTGATCCATCACTTCAAGCTGTTCACTGAAGGTTTCCATGTGCCGCCGGGCGAAGCGTATGCCGCGGTCGAACATCCGAAGGGCGAGTTCGGCGTCTACATCGTGTCCGATGGAGCCAACAAACCTTACCGTCTGAAGATCCGTGCACCTGGCTTCCCGCATCTGCAGGGGTTGAACGAAATGGCCAAGGGCCACATGATCGCCGATGCCGTCACCATCATCGGTACGCAAGACATCGTGTTCGGTGAAATTGACCGCTAA
- the nuoF gene encoding NADH-quinone oxidoreductase subunit NuoF: protein MTSLHNRHINPLILADLDGNNWHYADYVKRGGYTALKRILSEKITPEQVIAELKAGSLRGRGGAGFPTGLKWSFMPRQFPGQKYLVCNTDEGEPGTFKDRDIIRYNPHSLIEGMAIGAYAMGITVGYNYIHGEIWSGYERFEEALEEARAAGALGDKIFGSEFNFQLHAFHGYGAYICGEETALLESLEGKKGQPRFKPPFPASFGLYGKPTTINNTETFAAVPFLLNMGGEAYAALGKPNNGGTKIFSISGDVERPGNYEVPLGTPFAKLMELAGGMRGGKKIKAVIPGGSSAPVIKGDVMMDTDLDYDSIAKAGSMLGSGAVIVMDETRCMVKSLLRLSYFYFEESCGQCTPCREGTGWLYRLVHRIETGHGRPEDMDLLDTVAGNIMGRTICALGDAAAMPVRGFLKNYREEFEYHIEHKHCLVPAYV, encoded by the coding sequence ATGACCAGCCTGCACAATCGTCACATCAACCCGCTGATCCTGGCTGACCTGGACGGCAACAACTGGCACTACGCCGATTACGTCAAGCGCGGCGGCTATACCGCCCTCAAGCGCATTCTGTCTGAAAAAATCACGCCGGAACAAGTCATCGCCGAACTGAAAGCCGGTTCGCTGCGCGGCCGCGGCGGCGCCGGTTTTCCGACCGGCCTGAAGTGGAGCTTCATGCCGCGCCAGTTTCCAGGCCAGAAGTACCTGGTCTGCAACACCGACGAAGGCGAGCCGGGCACATTCAAAGACCGCGACATCATCCGCTACAACCCGCATTCGCTGATCGAAGGCATGGCCATCGGCGCTTACGCCATGGGCATCACGGTCGGCTACAACTACATCCACGGTGAAATCTGGTCTGGCTACGAGCGCTTTGAAGAAGCGCTGGAAGAGGCGCGCGCCGCCGGCGCCTTGGGCGACAAGATTTTCGGCAGCGAATTCAATTTCCAGCTGCATGCATTCCACGGCTACGGCGCCTACATCTGCGGCGAAGAAACCGCCTTGCTGGAATCGCTGGAAGGCAAGAAGGGCCAGCCGCGCTTCAAGCCGCCTTTCCCTGCCAGCTTCGGCCTGTACGGCAAGCCGACCACCATCAACAACACCGAGACTTTCGCCGCGGTGCCGTTCCTGCTGAACATGGGCGGCGAAGCCTATGCGGCGCTGGGCAAGCCGAACAACGGCGGCACAAAGATCTTCTCGATCTCGGGCGACGTCGAACGGCCTGGCAATTACGAAGTGCCGCTTGGTACGCCGTTCGCCAAGCTGATGGAACTGGCCGGCGGCATGCGTGGCGGTAAAAAGATCAAAGCCGTGATCCCAGGCGGTTCGTCCGCGCCGGTGATCAAGGGCGACGTCATGATGGATACCGACCTCGATTACGATTCGATCGCCAAGGCCGGCTCGATGCTGGGTTCCGGCGCCGTGATCGTGATGGACGAAACGCGCTGCATGGTGAAATCGCTGCTGCGCCTGTCCTACTTCTATTTTGAAGAATCCTGCGGCCAGTGCACGCCATGCCGCGAAGGCACGGGCTGGCTGTACCGCCTGGTGCATCGCATCGAGACAGGGCACGGTCGTCCGGAAGACATGGATCTGCTGGACACGGTTGCCGGCAACATCATGGGCCGCACCATCTGTGCGCTCGGCGATGCGGCAGCGATGCCGGTGCGCGGTTTCCTCAAGAATTATCGCGAAGAATTTGAATATCACATCGAGCATAAGCATTGCTTGGTGCCGGCATACGTTTAA
- the nuoE gene encoding NADH-quinone oxidoreductase subunit NuoE, which produces MLLSQDTYKKIDREVAKFPADQKQSAVMAALAIAQDEKGWLAPETMQDVADYLGMPAIAVQEVATFYNMYNTKPVGKHKISICTNLPCQLSGGERAAEHLKHKLGIGFRETTADGQFTLVEGECMGACGDAPVLLVNNKRMCSWMSNEKIDGLIEELKK; this is translated from the coding sequence ATGCTGTTAAGTCAAGATACATACAAAAAGATCGATCGCGAAGTCGCGAAATTCCCCGCCGACCAGAAACAGTCGGCGGTGATGGCCGCGCTGGCGATTGCGCAAGACGAAAAGGGCTGGCTGGCGCCGGAAACCATGCAGGATGTCGCAGACTACCTGGGCATGCCGGCGATCGCGGTGCAGGAAGTCGCGACCTTTTACAATATGTACAACACGAAGCCGGTCGGCAAGCACAAGATCAGCATCTGCACCAACCTGCCATGCCAGTTGTCCGGCGGCGAGCGCGCTGCAGAGCATCTGAAGCACAAGCTCGGCATCGGTTTCCGCGAAACCACGGCCGACGGCCAGTTCACGCTGGTGGAAGGCGAATGCATGGGCGCTTGCGGCGATGCGCCGGTGCTGCTGGTGAATAACAAACGCATGTGTAGCTGGATGTCGAACGAAAAGATTGACGGCTTGATCGAGGAACTGAAAAAATGA